From one Amycolatopsis sp. FDAARGOS 1241 genomic stretch:
- a CDS encoding LLM class flavin-dependent oxidoreductase encodes MTLRISVLDRSPARRGRGSAQALRDTVAFAREIEALGYHRFWVSEHHSVPGVAGSAPTVLAAAVASVTARIRVGTGGVMLPNHRPLVVAEQFGVLESLFPGRIDLGLGRSVGFTDGVRRALGQGREAAAGFGAQVRELLGFFRGDQTIYPGVHAIPAEGLDLPVFLLATGAGADLAAELGLPLVIAPAHGERAMAEAIRRYRDRFTGAEPYVVVSTAVAVADTTEAARRLLVPEAWSTVYSRSHGVFPPLSPVDEILALPMTGRERSRLDDIVATQIGGTAAEVTDRLGALVETTGADELLVSTSAYDQAERVESFAALAELAAPALSG; translated from the coding sequence GTGACGCTCCGGATCTCCGTGCTCGACCGCTCACCCGCCCGGCGTGGGCGGGGCAGCGCGCAGGCGCTTCGGGACACGGTGGCGTTCGCGCGGGAGATCGAGGCGCTGGGGTACCACCGGTTCTGGGTGTCGGAGCACCACAGCGTGCCCGGGGTCGCCGGCTCGGCGCCGACGGTGCTGGCGGCCGCCGTGGCGTCGGTGACGGCGCGGATCCGCGTCGGGACCGGTGGGGTGATGCTGCCGAACCACCGGCCGCTCGTGGTGGCGGAGCAGTTCGGGGTGCTGGAGTCGCTGTTCCCCGGGCGCATCGACCTGGGGCTGGGCCGATCCGTCGGGTTCACCGACGGCGTGCGGCGCGCGCTCGGCCAGGGCCGCGAGGCCGCTGCCGGCTTCGGCGCGCAGGTCCGCGAACTCCTCGGCTTCTTCCGCGGGGACCAGACCATCTACCCGGGTGTGCACGCGATTCCGGCCGAAGGCCTGGACCTCCCGGTGTTCCTGCTGGCCACCGGCGCCGGCGCGGACCTCGCCGCCGAGCTGGGCCTGCCGCTGGTGATCGCGCCGGCCCACGGGGAGCGGGCGATGGCCGAGGCCATCCGGCGCTACCGCGACCGGTTCACCGGCGCGGAGCCGTACGTCGTCGTGTCGACCGCGGTCGCCGTCGCGGACACGACCGAGGCGGCGCGCCGGCTGCTCGTCCCGGAGGCCTGGTCCACGGTGTACTCCCGCAGCCACGGCGTTTTCCCGCCGCTGTCGCCGGTCGACGAGATCCTGGCGCTGCCCATGACCGGCCGCGAGCGCAGCCGCCTCGACGACATCGTCGCGACCCAGATCGGCGGCACCGCGGCCGAGGTGACCGACCGGCTCGGCGCGCTGGTCGAGACCACCGGCGCCGACGAGCTGCTGGTCAGCACGAGCGCCTACGACCAGGCCGAGCGCGTCGAGTCGTTCGCCGCGCTCGCGGAGCTGGCCGCGCCGGCTCTCTCCGGCTGA
- the msrB gene encoding peptide-methionine (R)-S-oxide reductase MsrB, producing MKPVVGTTPRVVKSEQEWRAQLSPEEYAVLRQAGTERPFTGEYTDTKTTGVYECRACGAELFRSDTKFESHCGWPSFFDPADSDAVLLREDRTLGMRRIEVLCASCHSHLGHVFEGEGYDTPTDQRYCINSISLKLTPASE from the coding sequence ATGAAACCCGTGGTCGGCACCACGCCCCGTGTGGTGAAGTCCGAGCAGGAGTGGCGGGCGCAGCTCAGCCCCGAGGAGTACGCGGTGCTGCGCCAGGCCGGCACCGAGCGGCCGTTCACCGGCGAGTACACCGACACCAAGACCACCGGTGTCTACGAGTGCCGGGCCTGCGGCGCGGAGCTCTTCCGCAGCGACACGAAGTTCGAAAGCCACTGCGGCTGGCCGTCGTTCTTCGACCCGGCCGACTCCGACGCCGTGCTGCTGCGCGAAGACCGCACCCTCGGGATGCGCCGCATCGAGGTGCTCTGCGCGTCCTGCCACAGCCACCTCGGCCACGTCTTCGAGGGCGAGGGCTACGACACGCCGACCGACCAGCGTTACTGCATCAACTCGATCTCGCTGAAGCTCACCCCCGCTTCCGAGTGA
- a CDS encoding IS5 family transposase (programmed frameshift) produces MSQRLVPDDLWALVEPLVPPAKERPQGGGRARTDPRAVFTAIVFVLTSGCAWRHLPPSFGVSVPTAHRTFTEWTEAGLWRQLHQAVLDELGGRGLIDWSRAVLDGASVRAKKGGGLTGPSPVDRGKPGSKIHVLSDGAGLPLTVAISAANTHDSHALRPLVNALPPIRSRRGPRRRKPAKLHSDKAYDIPALRAWLRQRGIVPRIARKGIESAEKLGKHRWVIERSIAWLTGYRRLTIRYERKAGHYLAFLTLAATITCHKKLAK; encoded by the exons CTGTCGCAACGGCTGGTGCCCGATGACTTGTGGGCGTTGGTGGAACCGCTGGTCCCGCCGGCAAAGGAGCGTCCGCAGGGTGGTGGTCGTGCGCGGACTGATCCGCGGGCGGTGTTCACGGCGATCGTGTTCGTGTTGACCAGTGGTTGTGCGTGGCGGCACCTGCCGCCCTCGTTCGGGGTATCGGTGCCCACGGCGCACCGGACGTTCACCGAATGGACCGAGGCCGGGCTGTGGCGGCAGTTGCATCAGGCAGTGCTGGACGAACTGGGCGGCCGGGGTTTGATCGACTGGTCTCGCGCGGTCCTCGACGGAGCATCCGTCAGGGCCA AAAAGGGGGGCGGTCTGACCGGTCCGAGCCCGGTCGACCGCGGCAAACCGGGCTCGAAGATCCACGTACTGTCCGACGGGGCCGGGCTGCCCCTGACCGTCGCGATCTCCGCGGCCAACACTCACGACAGCCACGCGCTCAGACCTCTGGTCAACGCGCTGCCGCCGATCCGATCGCGCCGCGGACCGCGGCGCCGGAAACCGGCCAAACTCCACTCCGACAAGGCCTACGACATCCCCGCCCTGCGCGCCTGGCTGCGCCAGCGCGGGATCGTCCCGCGCATCGCCCGCAAGGGCATCGAATCCGCCGAGAAACTCGGCAAACACCGGTGGGTGATCGAACGGTCCATCGCCTGGCTGACCGGCTACCGGCGACTGACCATCCGCTACGAACGCAAAGCCGGCCACTACCTCGCCTTCCTCACCCTCGCCGCCACCATCACCTGCCACAAGAAACTCGCCAAATGA
- a CDS encoding serine/threonine-protein kinase has translation MGVVWRAVDVRLERTVAIKQILPQPGVSEAERDNMRQRAMREAKNAARFQHPNAIVVFDIAEHGGDPCLVMEYLNGPSLSAVLAEQGTLPVGQVARIGEQVAAALVAAHRAGIVHRDVKPGNILIDEIGTAKITDFGISRAAGDMTLTQTGLIGGTPAYLAPELARGADPVPSSDVFALGATLYQAIEGQTPYGNTTNQLALLYAAANGQINPPTQAGPATALLMSLLRSEPGERPSMAEAREGLAKLASGEPATPKLLSGPAAGAAGAAGAAAAGAAPDRGGARPPWQRFDAPKPAAAPIPTQKAPSNPPRTPTAAFMPMRSPAAPPSTPPRPQPAVRPTQQQPRTPATTAAAPNYRAASAGGGPDHDRKRKIALLAGGAAAVVVIAVVVFLVLSSTSGGGSNGTDNTAQQPRQTNSAGAPGTPTNSPSPTPPVAGLGQTPNQGKLDFSPAGQRVIDFYSFPENTEAAWGMLTTAAQQVYGNKQAFSQYWQQFKSVSSRGARGAFNTDGSVNITVTVVFPDHTESRVLRVINSNGQLLIDANTKASQDVTQ, from the coding sequence ATGGGTGTGGTGTGGCGCGCGGTCGACGTGCGGCTCGAGCGAACGGTCGCGATCAAGCAGATCCTCCCGCAGCCGGGGGTGTCGGAGGCCGAACGCGACAACATGCGCCAGCGCGCCATGCGCGAGGCCAAGAACGCCGCCCGCTTCCAGCACCCGAACGCGATCGTCGTCTTCGACATCGCCGAACACGGCGGCGACCCGTGCCTCGTCATGGAATACCTCAACGGGCCGAGTCTCTCGGCCGTGCTGGCCGAGCAGGGCACGCTGCCCGTCGGCCAGGTCGCGCGCATCGGGGAGCAGGTGGCCGCCGCGCTCGTGGCCGCGCACCGCGCCGGCATCGTCCACCGCGACGTGAAGCCGGGCAACATCCTGATCGACGAGATCGGCACCGCGAAGATCACCGACTTCGGCATCTCCCGCGCGGCCGGCGACATGACGCTCACCCAGACCGGCCTCATCGGCGGCACCCCGGCCTACCTCGCGCCCGAGCTCGCGCGCGGCGCCGACCCCGTGCCCAGCTCCGACGTGTTCGCCCTCGGCGCGACCCTGTACCAGGCCATCGAGGGCCAGACGCCGTACGGCAACACCACCAACCAGCTCGCGCTGCTCTACGCGGCCGCGAACGGCCAGATCAACCCGCCGACGCAGGCCGGCCCCGCGACTGCGCTGCTGATGTCGCTGCTGCGCAGCGAGCCCGGCGAGCGCCCGAGCATGGCGGAGGCGCGCGAAGGCCTCGCCAAGCTGGCGTCGGGCGAACCGGCCACCCCGAAGCTCCTGTCCGGCCCGGCCGCTGGTGCTGCAGGCGCCGCTGGTGCGGCCGCCGCTGGTGCCGCGCCCGACCGTGGCGGCGCGCGTCCGCCGTGGCAGCGCTTCGACGCCCCGAAGCCCGCCGCCGCGCCGATCCCCACGCAGAAGGCCCCGTCGAACCCGCCCCGCACCCCGACTGCGGCGTTCATGCCGATGCGCTCCCCCGCGGCGCCGCCCAGCACCCCGCCGCGCCCCCAGCCGGCGGTCCGCCCGACCCAGCAGCAGCCCCGCACCCCCGCCACCACCGCGGCGGCGCCGAACTACCGCGCCGCGTCCGCCGGCGGCGGTCCGGACCACGACCGCAAACGCAAGATCGCCCTCCTCGCCGGCGGCGCGGCGGCCGTCGTGGTCATCGCGGTCGTGGTGTTCCTCGTCCTCAGCTCCACCAGCGGTGGCGGCTCGAACGGGACCGACAACACCGCACAGCAGCCACGGCAGACGAACTCCGCCGGTGCACCGGGGACGCCCACCAACAGCCCCTCGCCGACTCCGCCCGTCGCGGGTCTCGGCCAGACGCCGAACCAGGGCAAGCTCGATTTCAGCCCCGCCGGCCAGCGGGTGATCGACTTCTACAGCTTCCCCGAGAACACCGAGGCGGCTTGGGGCATGCTGACCACTGCCGCGCAGCAGGTGTACGGCAACAAGCAGGCTTTCAGCCAGTATTGGCAGCAGTTCAAGTCGGTGAGCAGCCGGGGCGCCCGCGGCGCGTTCAACACGGACGGCTCGGTGAACATCACCGTCACGGTGGTCTTCCCCGACCACACCGAAAGCCGCGTGTTACGTGTGATCAACTCCAACGGTCAGCTGCTCATCGACGCGAACACGAAAGCCAGCCAGGACGTCACCCAATAG
- a CDS encoding CdaR family transcriptional regulator, whose protein sequence is MSADSGDGLPATSLRHVLATLGEPLVRVLVAPRGLGVRVDDVVILDPEDPPEAHPGDLVLVIGARGRAAAAAIRAAGRGGAAAVAVKGESGTDIAADAGVALLTVGAEARWEQVEALARGVVDAARAGGEAETGEVLGDLFALAQTVATLTGGLVSIEDTASRVLAYSRSSDEVDELRRLSILGREGPERYLAMLREWGVYQRLRAGEGIVRIDERPDLGIRRRIAAGIHAGSQPLGTIWVQEGATPLTEQAEVALLGASRSLAPQLIRARTLPSPQLRLREDLLAGLLEGRVDAESVADDIGADPARPAQVLAFALSSAGPAASDRLLRRAELVHLIAVHTAAYRRSALVSVLGGRVYALLPDLPEHSDAAVLSLAKEIVTAAERHLDVPVRAALGGVVPRLSEAAASRGDADRVLLAMARDRWPEAVASLADVRADVLLSEVLAYLGEQPRIRDPRLTALRAHDADHGDILVPAVLAYLDAFGDVRAAAKALNIHPNTVRYRVRRASEISGVDFGDPAQRLLTELQLRL, encoded by the coding sequence GTGAGCGCAGACAGTGGCGACGGACTGCCCGCGACGTCGCTCAGGCACGTGCTGGCGACGCTCGGCGAGCCGCTGGTCCGCGTGCTGGTGGCGCCGCGCGGGCTCGGCGTGCGGGTCGACGACGTGGTGATCCTCGACCCGGAGGACCCACCGGAAGCGCACCCAGGCGACCTCGTCCTGGTGATCGGCGCCCGCGGCCGGGCGGCGGCGGCCGCGATCCGGGCGGCCGGGCGCGGCGGCGCGGCCGCGGTGGCCGTGAAAGGCGAGAGCGGCACGGACATCGCGGCCGACGCGGGTGTCGCGCTGCTGACCGTCGGTGCCGAGGCGCGGTGGGAGCAGGTGGAGGCGCTGGCGCGAGGCGTCGTCGACGCGGCCCGCGCGGGCGGCGAAGCGGAGACCGGCGAGGTGCTGGGTGACCTGTTCGCCCTGGCCCAGACGGTCGCGACGCTCACCGGTGGCCTGGTCAGCATCGAGGACACGGCGAGCCGGGTGCTCGCGTACTCGCGGTCGTCCGACGAGGTCGACGAGCTGCGGCGGCTGTCGATCCTCGGCCGCGAGGGACCCGAGCGGTACCTGGCGATGCTGCGCGAGTGGGGCGTCTACCAGCGGCTGCGCGCGGGTGAGGGCATCGTGCGGATCGATGAGCGGCCCGACCTGGGCATCCGGCGGCGCATCGCGGCCGGCATCCACGCGGGGTCACAGCCGCTGGGCACGATCTGGGTGCAGGAGGGCGCCACCCCGCTGACGGAACAGGCCGAGGTGGCGCTGCTCGGCGCGAGCCGCAGCCTGGCGCCGCAGCTGATCCGGGCGCGCACGCTGCCGAGCCCGCAGCTGCGCCTGCGCGAAGACCTCCTGGCCGGTCTGCTCGAGGGCCGCGTCGACGCCGAATCGGTGGCCGACGACATCGGCGCCGACCCCGCGCGACCCGCACAGGTGCTGGCGTTCGCGCTGTCGTCGGCCGGGCCCGCGGCGTCGGACCGGCTGTTGCGGCGGGCGGAACTGGTGCACCTCATCGCCGTGCACACCGCGGCGTACCGGCGCAGCGCCCTGGTGAGCGTGCTGGGCGGCCGGGTGTACGCGCTGCTGCCCGATCTGCCGGAGCACTCGGACGCGGCCGTTCTCTCACTGGCCAAGGAGATCGTCACCGCCGCCGAGCGCCACCTCGACGTGCCGGTGCGCGCCGCGCTCGGCGGCGTGGTGCCGCGACTGTCCGAAGCCGCCGCCTCCCGCGGTGACGCGGACCGTGTGCTGCTCGCCATGGCGCGCGACCGCTGGCCCGAGGCGGTGGCGTCGCTTGCCGACGTCCGCGCCGACGTGCTGCTGTCGGAAGTGCTGGCGTACCTCGGCGAGCAGCCCCGCATCCGCGACCCGCGGCTGACTGCGTTGCGTGCCCACGACGCGGACCACGGCGACATCCTCGTGCCCGCGGTCCTCGCGTACCTCGACGCGTTCGGCGACGTCCGGGCGGCGGCCAAGGCGCTGAACATCCACCCGAACACCGTGCGGTACCGCGTGCGCCGCGCGTCCGAGATCTCCGGCGTCGACTTCGGCGATCCCGCTCAGCGGCTGCTGACCGAGCTGCAGCTGCGGCTCTAG
- a CDS encoding maleylpyruvate isomerase N-terminal domain-containing protein, whose protein sequence is MELFPRAWSALQEAVRSLEAPQWVAPSGCAGWLVQDLVFHLIIGAQDILITLVTTTGAPATRDAVSYWQPGAPGDGTDAESAFIRRGAGAYSGPAALTHHFGDLAVSAGKAAAAADPTARVETRDQVLTVADYLTIYVVESTLHHLDLTLHLSGVDEPPPETLAATRGIVERVAGRPAPAADDREALLFATGRLPAPAGFEPVALG, encoded by the coding sequence ATGGAGCTTTTCCCCCGGGCCTGGAGCGCCCTGCAGGAAGCAGTCCGTTCACTCGAGGCCCCGCAGTGGGTCGCGCCGTCCGGGTGCGCCGGGTGGCTCGTGCAGGACCTGGTGTTCCACCTGATCATCGGGGCACAGGACATCCTGATCACGCTCGTCACGACCACCGGCGCGCCGGCGACGCGCGACGCCGTGAGCTACTGGCAACCCGGTGCTCCCGGCGACGGCACCGACGCCGAGTCGGCGTTCATCCGGCGCGGCGCCGGAGCGTATTCGGGCCCGGCCGCGCTGACGCACCACTTCGGCGACCTGGCCGTGTCCGCCGGAAAAGCCGCCGCGGCAGCGGATCCCACCGCGCGCGTCGAAACGCGGGACCAAGTTCTGACCGTGGCCGACTACCTCACGATCTACGTGGTCGAGTCCACACTGCACCACCTCGACCTCACCCTGCACCTGTCCGGAGTGGACGAACCGCCGCCCGAAACGCTGGCCGCCACCAGGGGGATCGTCGAACGCGTCGCGGGACGGCCGGCGCCCGCCGCCGACGACCGCGAGGCACTGCTGTTCGCGACGGGGCGGCTGCCCGCGCCGGCCGGGTTCGAGCCGGTGGCGCTCGGGTGA
- a CDS encoding DUF6221 family protein, translated as MDDLIAFLAARVGQRQALIMQAVQKAKTGEALNRGETKVSVEQRVRSLGDLELDVVNQMINEVEATRRIMLAHRTTVSEKVPGFPLYGSEYWCETCNVPADEAGSNWCLTLRLLALPYADHPDYSERWRP; from the coding sequence GTGGACGACCTGATCGCGTTCCTCGCCGCGCGGGTCGGTCAGCGGCAGGCGCTGATCATGCAGGCGGTGCAGAAGGCGAAGACCGGTGAGGCGCTCAACCGGGGCGAGACGAAGGTCTCGGTCGAGCAGCGCGTGCGCTCGCTCGGCGACCTCGAACTCGACGTCGTCAACCAGATGATCAACGAGGTCGAAGCCACCCGGCGCATCATGCTCGCGCACCGCACCACCGTGTCCGAGAAGGTGCCCGGCTTTCCGTTGTACGGCAGCGAGTACTGGTGCGAGACCTGCAACGTGCCCGCCGACGAGGCCGGGTCGAACTGGTGCCTGACGCTGCGGCTGCTCGCCCTGCCCTACGCCGACCACCCCGACTACAGCGAACGCTGGCGGCCCTGA
- a CDS encoding AAA family ATPase: MIVWLNGPFGSGKTSTARELADLLRARIFDPEFVGYLLRVPFPEPAGDFQDLDLWRPLVVENAARVHEHTGGPLVAPQTLLVERYAREIFTGLAERGIEVRHFVLHADRAELRRRIEADEPSIRQWRLDHLEAYEGALPWLRETGTVVDTEGTPPADVARKIAAAVR, translated from the coding sequence GTGATCGTCTGGCTCAACGGGCCGTTCGGCTCCGGCAAGACGTCCACCGCGCGGGAGCTCGCGGACCTGCTGCGCGCACGGATCTTCGACCCGGAGTTCGTCGGTTACCTGCTGCGCGTCCCCTTTCCCGAACCCGCCGGCGACTTCCAGGACCTCGACCTGTGGCGGCCGCTGGTCGTCGAGAACGCGGCGCGGGTGCACGAACACACCGGCGGTCCGCTCGTGGCGCCGCAGACGCTCCTCGTCGAGCGCTACGCCCGCGAGATCTTCACCGGGCTCGCCGAGCGGGGCATCGAGGTCCGCCACTTCGTGCTGCACGCCGACCGGGCCGAGCTGCGCCGCCGCATCGAAGCCGACGAGCCGAGCATCCGGCAGTGGCGGCTCGACCACCTCGAGGCGTACGAAGGCGCGTTGCCGTGGCTGCGGGAAACGGGCACGGTCGTCGACACCGAAGGCACCCCACCGGCGGACGTGGCCAGGAAGATCGCCGCCGCCGTGCGGTGA
- the pruA gene encoding L-glutamate gamma-semialdehyde dehydrogenase, producing the protein MDAVTQTPAPKNEPVYTYAPGSAERAELEGALKKLGQAGPVDLTVTVGGEQRAGGGEKIDVVQPHNHGHVLGTISSASQQDTKDAIAAAAKAAPEWRALSFDDRAAVLLRAADLLTGPWRATLNAATMLGQSKTATQAEIDSACELADFWRFNVQFGHRVLAEQPNSSPGVWNRMEHRPLEGFVYAITPFNFTAIAGNLPTAPALMGNTVLWKPSPTQSFAAHLTLRLLEEAGLPAGVINLLPGDGKAVSEVALTHRDLAGIHFTGSTATFQHLWGTVGANIAGYRSYPRLVGETGGKDFVLAHSSADVDVLRTALVRGAFEYQGQKCSAASRAYVPRSVWEELKDGLVSETEALTYGDVSDLSNFGGAVIDRRAFDKHAALFERVKGDSEVEILTGGTADDSVGFFVQPTILVSSNPKHEIFSTEYFGPILSVHVYEDREFDSILKVIDETAAYALTGSVIATDRAAVAKASEALRFTAGNFYVNDKPTGAVVSQQPFGGARASGTNDKAGSIFNLLRWTSPRSIKETFVPPTTVRYPHQG; encoded by the coding sequence GTGGACGCCGTGACCCAGACCCCCGCCCCGAAGAACGAGCCGGTGTACACGTATGCACCGGGTAGCGCCGAGCGCGCCGAGCTGGAGGGTGCGCTCAAGAAGCTGGGTCAGGCCGGTCCCGTCGACCTGACCGTGACCGTCGGCGGCGAGCAGCGCGCTGGTGGCGGCGAGAAGATCGATGTCGTCCAGCCGCACAACCACGGCCACGTGCTCGGCACCATCTCCAGCGCGTCCCAGCAGGACACGAAGGACGCCATCGCCGCGGCGGCGAAGGCCGCGCCTGAGTGGCGCGCGCTGTCCTTCGACGACCGCGCCGCCGTGCTGCTGCGCGCCGCCGACCTGCTGACCGGCCCGTGGCGCGCGACGCTGAACGCGGCCACCATGCTCGGCCAGTCGAAAACCGCGACGCAGGCCGAAATCGACTCCGCGTGCGAACTCGCCGACTTCTGGCGTTTCAACGTCCAGTTCGGCCACCGCGTGCTCGCCGAGCAGCCGAACAGCTCGCCCGGTGTGTGGAACCGCATGGAGCACCGCCCGCTGGAGGGCTTTGTCTACGCGATCACGCCGTTCAACTTCACCGCGATCGCCGGCAACCTGCCCACCGCGCCCGCGCTCATGGGCAACACGGTGCTGTGGAAGCCATCGCCGACGCAGAGCTTCGCCGCGCACCTGACCCTGCGGCTGCTCGAAGAGGCGGGCCTGCCGGCGGGCGTGATCAACCTGCTGCCCGGTGACGGCAAGGCCGTGTCCGAGGTGGCGCTGACGCACCGCGACCTCGCCGGCATCCACTTCACCGGCTCGACCGCGACGTTCCAGCACCTGTGGGGCACCGTCGGCGCGAACATCGCCGGCTACCGCAGCTACCCGCGGCTCGTCGGTGAGACGGGTGGCAAGGACTTCGTGCTCGCACACTCGTCGGCCGACGTCGACGTGCTGCGCACGGCGCTCGTCCGTGGCGCCTTCGAGTACCAGGGCCAGAAGTGCTCCGCCGCTTCGCGTGCGTACGTCCCGCGCAGCGTGTGGGAGGAGCTGAAGGACGGCCTGGTGTCGGAGACCGAGGCCCTGACCTACGGCGACGTCAGCGACCTGTCGAACTTCGGCGGCGCCGTGATCGACCGGCGCGCGTTCGACAAGCACGCGGCGCTGTTCGAGCGGGTCAAGGGCGACAGCGAGGTCGAGATCCTCACCGGTGGCACCGCCGACGACAGCGTCGGCTTCTTCGTGCAGCCCACGATTCTGGTGTCCTCGAACCCGAAGCACGAGATCTTCAGCACCGAGTACTTCGGGCCGATCCTGTCGGTCCACGTCTACGAGGACCGCGAGTTCGACTCGATCCTCAAGGTCATCGACGAGACCGCGGCCTACGCGCTGACCGGTTCCGTGATCGCGACCGACCGTGCGGCCGTCGCCAAGGCGTCGGAAGCGCTGCGGTTCACCGCGGGCAACTTCTACGTCAACGACAAGCCGACCGGTGCCGTCGTCAGCCAGCAGCCGTTCGGCGGGGCCCGCGCCTCGGGCACCAACGACAAGGCGGGCTCGATCTTCAACCTGCTCCGCTGGACGAGCCCGCGCTCGATCAAGGAGACGTTCGTGCCGCCGACCACCGTGCGCTACCCGCACCAGGGCTGA
- a CDS encoding TVP38/TMEM64 family protein — MSGRTKLILALAVLALLAGAAVFLPIPGPAELRRWAQATGPATPLVLLVAYSVLTVAPIPRTVFNLAAGLLVGSVAGIVIGLVGTTIAAGLSFGLARLLGRDLVLRHLHRAPVRVVNDRLSGGGVLAITSLRLIPVVPFAPLSYLCGVSSVKLVPYLVGTALGSVPGTVAVVVLADALTGDTPPALLACYAVFAVAGAVGLVRVLKNRAPVPEAEQPAASAPAG, encoded by the coding sequence GTGTCCGGCAGAACCAAGCTGATCCTCGCGCTCGCTGTGCTCGCCCTTCTCGCGGGGGCCGCGGTGTTCCTGCCGATCCCCGGCCCGGCCGAGTTGCGGCGCTGGGCGCAGGCGACGGGGCCGGCGACGCCGCTGGTGCTGCTCGTCGCGTACTCGGTGCTGACCGTGGCGCCGATTCCGCGCACCGTGTTCAACCTCGCCGCGGGGCTGCTCGTGGGGAGCGTCGCCGGGATCGTGATCGGGCTGGTCGGGACCACGATCGCCGCCGGGCTCTCGTTCGGCCTGGCGCGGCTGCTGGGCCGTGATCTCGTGCTGCGGCACCTGCATCGCGCGCCGGTGCGCGTGGTCAACGACCGGCTCTCGGGCGGCGGTGTGCTGGCGATCACGTCACTGCGGCTGATCCCCGTGGTGCCGTTCGCGCCGCTGAGCTACCTGTGCGGCGTGTCGTCGGTGAAACTGGTCCCCTACCTGGTCGGAACGGCCCTGGGCAGCGTCCCCGGCACGGTCGCCGTGGTGGTGCTGGCCGACGCGCTGACGGGCGACACGCCGCCCGCACTGCTGGCCTGTTACGCCGTGTTCGCGGTGGCCGGCGCCGTCGGCCTGGTCAGGGTGCTGAAGAACCGCGCGCCGGTGCCCGAGGCGGAACAGCCCGCCGCGTCCGCACCGGCTGGCTGA
- a CDS encoding DNA polymerase domain-containing protein, with product MPKHGDPVEYQVGERTVRVTSPDKVYFPQRGITKRQVVEHYLAVGEPLLRAIGERPTTLKRYVDGVEGEWFYAKRVPKGAPEWVQTAKITFPSGRTADEVCPTEPAVFAWAANLGTFDFHPWPVRRSDVDHPDELRIDVDPPDSAGFDDAVAVAKVVREVLADAGLTGYPKTSGGRGVHVLVRVRPDWDFIAVRHAVIALGREVERRIPDKATVSWWKEERGGRVFLDYNQAARDRTVASTWSVRGTPRATVSTPLTWALLDEVHPDDFDVLTVPAFLAEHGDLHAPMDETAFGLETLLEWYERDDRDLGGAELPYPPDYPKMPGEPKRVQPSKARADTE from the coding sequence ATGCCCAAACACGGCGATCCGGTCGAATACCAGGTGGGGGAGCGCACCGTCAGGGTGACGAGCCCGGACAAGGTCTACTTCCCGCAGCGTGGCATCACCAAGCGCCAGGTCGTGGAGCACTACCTCGCCGTGGGCGAGCCGCTGCTGCGCGCGATCGGCGAGCGGCCGACCACGCTCAAGCGCTACGTCGACGGCGTCGAGGGCGAGTGGTTCTACGCCAAGCGCGTGCCCAAGGGCGCGCCGGAGTGGGTCCAGACGGCGAAGATCACGTTCCCGTCCGGCCGCACCGCCGACGAGGTATGCCCGACCGAACCCGCGGTGTTTGCGTGGGCGGCCAACCTCGGCACGTTCGACTTCCACCCCTGGCCCGTCCGGCGGTCCGATGTGGACCATCCGGACGAGCTGCGGATCGACGTGGACCCACCGGACTCGGCCGGCTTCGACGACGCCGTCGCCGTCGCGAAGGTCGTCCGCGAGGTCCTGGCCGACGCCGGGCTCACCGGCTACCCGAAGACGTCCGGCGGCCGCGGCGTCCACGTGCTCGTGCGGGTACGGCCGGATTGGGACTTCATCGCCGTGCGCCACGCGGTGATCGCGCTCGGGCGCGAGGTCGAACGCCGCATCCCGGACAAAGCCACGGTTTCGTGGTGGAAGGAGGAACGCGGCGGACGCGTGTTCCTGGACTACAACCAGGCGGCGCGCGACCGGACCGTCGCGTCGACGTGGTCGGTCCGCGGCACGCCGCGCGCGACCGTGTCGACGCCGCTGACGTGGGCGCTGCTCGACGAGGTGCACCCGGACGACTTCGACGTGCTGACCGTGCCCGCGTTCCTGGCGGAGCACGGCGATCTGCACGCGCCCATGGACGAAACGGCGTTCGGGCTCGAAACCCTGCTGGAGTGGTACGAACGTGACGACCGCGACCTCGGCGGGGCAGAACTGCCCTATCCGCCGGACTACCCGAAGATGCCGGGTGAACCCAAGCGCGTGCAGCCGAGCAAGGCGCGGGCCGACACCGAGTGA